The following are encoded together in the Ferrimicrobium sp. genome:
- the ruvX gene encoding Holliday junction resolvase RuvX encodes MRIAGFDPGLRRIGIALSVDGAGFPLAVIPRAAGWQDHVRQIVAEYNVEMAVVGVPLSLAGAETESTRMARRFIEQLQPLFKTPIVEVDERFSSRGVERALGEAGVSTRDQRGRVDDLAAADILQRYLDGSNHA; translated from the coding sequence ATGAGGATCGCTGGATTTGATCCTGGTCTTCGTCGGATCGGGATTGCACTGAGTGTCGACGGAGCTGGTTTCCCACTAGCAGTGATTCCTCGCGCCGCCGGTTGGCAAGATCATGTCCGACAGATTGTTGCTGAGTACAATGTGGAGATGGCTGTCGTCGGCGTACCGCTCTCCCTCGCAGGTGCAGAGACCGAGAGCACCCGCATGGCCCGACGTTTCATCGAGCAACTACAGCCGTTGTTCAAAACGCCTATTGTCGAGGTGGACGAGCGCTTCTCGAGCCGCGGGGTGGAGCGCGCGTTGGGAGAGGCTGGGGTCTCGACCCGCGACCAGCGCGGTCGAGTCGACGATCTCGCTGCCGCTGATATCCTCCA